Proteins from a genomic interval of Zingiber officinale cultivar Zhangliang chromosome 2A, Zo_v1.1, whole genome shotgun sequence:
- the LOC122041824 gene encoding pentatricopeptide repeat-containing protein At2g02980, chloroplastic-like, with translation MFTTLHKFPFPSWVSNNRLIQRHPRLLCLEARLSLRRLRAILAFAIVSGLFRIPFVSSRLLLHASSFDLHFAFEIFRRMPSPNLFSWNTVIRAASVCENQQTSVAFSLYAEMLLRGKLPDKYTLPFLLKACRSRSDLNYGRLLHCHALTLGLSDDIYLQTALVTMYLSCGQFDLARYVFDDIPQKDVVLWTAVISGLVDNGCHEEALKVFNQMRMFDHKVCPNEVTVVSAMSAFVGLGSLELVKSLHAYAEKIGLEINVFFQNSLIAGYAKCGSVACAVQVFDRMGVKDLHSWTAMITALGSHGLGREAVEVYSTMCKMNVLPDSTTFIAVLSACSHSGLVDEGIDIFESMERFDVVPEPKHYGCVVDLLSRAGHLAQALEFVSRMPVRPTLAILGALLSACRVQNNLELGELVAMKIKELYQYKGGANVLLSNIYADQQQWQEVVSTREVARKEAEKPPAQSWI, from the coding sequence ATGTTCACAACCCTGCACAAGTTCCCATTCCCGTCTTGGGTCTCCAATAACCGCCTTATCCAGAGGCATCCGCGCCTGCTCTGCCTCGAGGCTCGCCTCTCTCTTCGCCGCCTCCGTGCCATCCTCGCCTTCGCCATCGTCTCCGGTCTCTTCCGCATCCCCTTCGTCTCCAGCCGCCTCCTCCTCCACGCCTCCTCCTTCGACCTCCACTTCGCCTTCGAAATCTTCCGGCGAATGCCATCTCCCAACCTTTTCTCCTGGAACACCGTCATCAGAGCTGCTTCCGTCTGCGAGAACCAGCAAACCTCGGTCGCCTTCTCCCTGTATGCCGAAATGCTGCTGAGAGGCAAACTTCCGGATAAGTACACTCTACCCTTCTTGCTCAAGGCCTGCCGCTCCAGGTCTGATCTGAATTACGGTAGACTACTCCATTGCCATGCTTTGACATTAGGCCTCAGCGATGACATATACTTGCAGACGGCACTTGTCACAATGTACTTATCTTGCGGGCAGTTTGATCTCGCTCGCTACGTGTTCGACGATATCCCTCAAAAGGATGTTGTTTTGTGGACCGCAGTGATCTCCGGTTTGGTTGACAACGGCTGCCATGAGGAGGCTCTGAAGGTATTCAACCAGATGAGAATGTTTGACCATAAGGTCTGCCCTAATGAGGTCACCGTAGTTTCCGCCATGTCTGCATTTGTCGGCTTAGGATCTCTGGAACTTGTTAAGAGTCTACATGCTTATGCAGAGAAGATAGGTTTGGAAATCAATGTTTTCTTTCAGAATTCGCTCATAGCTGGATATGCCAAGTGCGGAAGTGTTGCTTGTGCTGTGCAAGTGTTTGATAGAATGGGTGTAAAAGATTTGCATTCTTGGACGGCCATGATAACGGCTTTAGGTTCGCATGGACTTGGAAGAGAAGCGGTTGAAGTTTATTCGACGATGTGTAAAATGAATGTGTTGCCGGATTCCACTACTTTTATTGCTGTCCTCTCTGCTTGTAGTCACAGTGGTTTGGTGGATGAAGGGATCGATATTTTTGAATCTATGGAGAGGTTTGATGTTGTTCCGGAGCCTAAGCATTATGGTTGTGTGGTGGATCTTTTGAGTCGAGCAGGACATTTAGCTCAGGCACTTGAGTTTGTCTCGAGAATGCCCGTAAGACCTACTTTGGCAATACTAGGGGCTTTACTGAGTGCATGCAGAGTTCAGAATAATTTAGAGCTAGGTGAACTTGTTGCGATGAAAATTAAGGAGCTATACCAATATAAAGGGGGTGCTAATGTCCTTTTATCCAACATATATGCAGACCAGCAGCAATGGCAGGAAGTGGTTTCGACAAGAGAAGTTGCTCGAAAGGAAGCAGAAAAGCCTCCAGCACAAAGTTGGATTTAA
- the LOC122041825 gene encoding solanesyl-diphosphate synthase 1, mitochondrial-like isoform X1: protein MQMFRWGFRSLCRSRTAGSGVYSFNGFLPVASRGAHLGRKPAEVPSKVQDFREYHFQSSRGVHDIRYQIDQDRKSAAEESVDPFALVSDELSIIGNRLRSMVVSEVPKLASAAEYFFKIGAEGKRFRPTVLLLMASALSMPTPESVAAEVASSFEKNMRTRQQCIAEITEMIHVASLLHDDVLDDADTRRGIGSLNFVMGNKLSVLAGDFLLSRACVALASLKNTEVVSLLATVVEHLVTGETMQMSANAEQRHSMEYYMLKTYYKTASLISNSCKAIALLAGQTTEVAMHAYNYGRNLGLAFQLIDDVLDFTGTTTSLGKGSLSDIRHGIITAPILFAKEEFPELQSIIDKGFSNPANVEAALDYLGKSKGIERTRALAVEHANSAIEAINALPKSDDEAVITSRRALVDLTHKVINRTK from the exons ATGCAGATGTTCAGGTGGGGCTTCAGGAGTTTGTGTCGGTCGAGGACAGCGGGATCCGGCGTATATTCTTTTAATGGATTCCTGCCCGTGGCTTCTCGCGGGGCTCATTTGGGTCGGAAACCTGCCGAGGTGCCCTCAAAG GTACAGGATTTTAGAGAATATCATTTTCAGAGTTCACGTGGCGTACATGACATCAGATATCAGATTGATCAAGACAGAAAATCTGCAGCTGAG GAATCAGTGGACCCCTTTGCCTTAGTTTCTGATGAACTCTCAATTATCGGAAACAGGTTACGGTCAATGGTGGTTAGTGAG GTCCCCAAGCTGGCATCAGCTGCTGAATATTTCTTCAAAATAGGAGCTGAAGGGAAAAGATTTCGACCTACA GTATTGCTATTGATGGCTTCAGCTCTGAGTATGCCTACACCTGAATCAGTTGCTGCAGAAGTTGCTAGTAGTTTCGAAAAGAATATGCGCACTAGGCAGCAGTGTATTGCCGAAATAACTGAAATGATTCAT GTTGCAAGCCTTCTCCATGATGACGTCTTAGATGATGCCGATACAAGACGTGGTATTGGTTCACTGAACTTTGTAATGGGCAACAAG CTTTCTGTGCTTGCTGGAGATTTTTTACTTTCTAGAGCTTGTGTTGCCCTTGCATCGCTAAAGAATACAGAG GTTGTATCATTATTGGCCACTGTTGTTGAACATCTGGTCACTGGTGAAACAATGCAAATGTCAGCTAATGCTGAGCAACGTCACAG CATGGAGTATTACATGTTGAAGACATACTACAAGACAGCTTCATTGATCTCAAACAGTTGCAAAGCCATTGCTTTGCTAGCAGGACAAACTACAGAAGTGGCAATGCATGCATATAATTATGGGCGAAATCTA GGTTTAGCATTCCAACTCATAGATGATGTGCTTGATTTCACTGGCACTACAACTTCACTTGGGAAGGGATCCTTATCTGACATTCGACAT GGAATCATTACAGCTCCAATACTTTTTGCAAAAGAAGAGTTCCCAGAGCTGCAATCAATTATTGACAAGGGATTTAGCAATCCAGCAAATGTGGAGGCC GCACTCGACTATCTCGGAAAAAGCAAAGGAATTGAGAGGACACGAGCACTTGCAGTTGAACATGCCAACTCTGCAATCGAAGCAATCAATGCCCTTCCCAAAAGCGACGATGAGGCCGTCATAACTTCAAGACGTGCGCTCGTTGATCTAACTCACAAGGTGATCAATCGAACGAAGTGA
- the LOC122041825 gene encoding solanesyl-diphosphate synthase 1, mitochondrial-like isoform X2, producing the protein MVVSEVPKLASAAEYFFKIGAEGKRFRPTVLLLMASALSMPTPESVAAEVASSFEKNMRTRQQCIAEITEMIHVASLLHDDVLDDADTRRGIGSLNFVMGNKLSVLAGDFLLSRACVALASLKNTEVVSLLATVVEHLVTGETMQMSANAEQRHSMEYYMLKTYYKTASLISNSCKAIALLAGQTTEVAMHAYNYGRNLGLAFQLIDDVLDFTGTTTSLGKGSLSDIRHGIITAPILFAKEEFPELQSIIDKGFSNPANVEAALDYLGKSKGIERTRALAVEHANSAIEAINALPKSDDEAVITSRRALVDLTHKVINRTK; encoded by the exons ATGGTGGTTAGTGAG GTCCCCAAGCTGGCATCAGCTGCTGAATATTTCTTCAAAATAGGAGCTGAAGGGAAAAGATTTCGACCTACA GTATTGCTATTGATGGCTTCAGCTCTGAGTATGCCTACACCTGAATCAGTTGCTGCAGAAGTTGCTAGTAGTTTCGAAAAGAATATGCGCACTAGGCAGCAGTGTATTGCCGAAATAACTGAAATGATTCAT GTTGCAAGCCTTCTCCATGATGACGTCTTAGATGATGCCGATACAAGACGTGGTATTGGTTCACTGAACTTTGTAATGGGCAACAAG CTTTCTGTGCTTGCTGGAGATTTTTTACTTTCTAGAGCTTGTGTTGCCCTTGCATCGCTAAAGAATACAGAG GTTGTATCATTATTGGCCACTGTTGTTGAACATCTGGTCACTGGTGAAACAATGCAAATGTCAGCTAATGCTGAGCAACGTCACAG CATGGAGTATTACATGTTGAAGACATACTACAAGACAGCTTCATTGATCTCAAACAGTTGCAAAGCCATTGCTTTGCTAGCAGGACAAACTACAGAAGTGGCAATGCATGCATATAATTATGGGCGAAATCTA GGTTTAGCATTCCAACTCATAGATGATGTGCTTGATTTCACTGGCACTACAACTTCACTTGGGAAGGGATCCTTATCTGACATTCGACAT GGAATCATTACAGCTCCAATACTTTTTGCAAAAGAAGAGTTCCCAGAGCTGCAATCAATTATTGACAAGGGATTTAGCAATCCAGCAAATGTGGAGGCC GCACTCGACTATCTCGGAAAAAGCAAAGGAATTGAGAGGACACGAGCACTTGCAGTTGAACATGCCAACTCTGCAATCGAAGCAATCAATGCCCTTCCCAAAAGCGACGATGAGGCCGTCATAACTTCAAGACGTGCGCTCGTTGATCTAACTCACAAGGTGATCAATCGAACGAAGTGA